The following coding sequences lie in one Megalodesulfovibrio gigas DSM 1382 = ATCC 19364 genomic window:
- a CDS encoding carbohydrate binding domain-containing protein, with amino-acid sequence MKCGCELTARVNWCCAMSLLVSIMLLMATPVLAAPDTPAVITVRDTVMAQDVEAIGFNVSSVTGGTNLLTNNFIRGSGMEPAVMRYLVRVERAGAGWIEWDASLGGVHMWDQVATSFGDGASVRLYRIVDSNNQPLSYNGHSDLHDPTGAHHVIFLGETTVPAGGWVSEGSAAGSVNRVRLSNSAIQLAYGDHAIITVTKKRLLPSEVNSRLHEWFDDNVSLLGNVGWTDLDMALVSHNGTLPSSFTEPGDTCLQVKVPRDGARIGQYIFHGYDDGEGQFYSQLKPGATYRAEVWLRQENIPNGQVRFLATGPYASLTQSTPWTVTGTWKKFTYNFTGPAYPNPADRHAALGIEVPSGSGTVWIDNFMVYRYDADHNYKPFTPKKETFTELMGSMPASGPKPAVRFYTTTYAGHSPMKRLLSNYASSRIDYIYNINPASGQFVTVPHALNWSLATGSSAQDRVVPYIVLSEEYTEVEWAQVVEYLGVPYDPASDSPASKPWAYLRYQQRGVGTPWTDEFREIVLELGNETWHQGVGGYGWDGFGRPGYVHLGGTEYGLFANYYFTQGVTGKSWWTTYNLAQKIRFCLNANYDGSETAYGEMAAQHAPSVTSYLGHANYVGPKWETGDRPFEVFDDHGVQEMLVGGYLTMFPLMEQVAETRDLLKARGAANYELVAYEGGPSGYYVPGTESDEYKVLISERYGKSLANAVSALDTWLYSSLKGFTHQEYYSFYSGNGWTSHTMPRAGGFRRHTGWLALMMRNLYASGREMLETSFQSVPTYRREGQDVPLMSAYTIRDNQKYSVFVLSRKLDGEHDNVDFGDGVTPVTIRLPFNSCTSVKRYALTAPDGSPADPRDTNTEAAKVAIRAVSLNPSVIAQGVLTINEESGGVAGGMPGGTAYLYVFENTKSGNFPIAPIQLLLLGN; translated from the coding sequence ATGAAATGCGGCTGCGAGTTGACTGCGCGTGTGAATTGGTGCTGTGCGATGTCTCTTCTCGTGTCCATCATGCTCCTGATGGCAACCCCTGTTCTGGCCGCTCCCGATACACCTGCGGTCATCACCGTGCGCGATACGGTGATGGCGCAGGATGTGGAAGCCATTGGCTTCAATGTTTCTTCCGTGACTGGCGGAACCAATCTGCTCACCAACAATTTCATTCGAGGTTCCGGCATGGAGCCTGCCGTCATGCGCTATCTGGTGCGTGTCGAGCGGGCTGGCGCTGGCTGGATTGAGTGGGATGCCAGCCTGGGCGGCGTACACATGTGGGACCAGGTGGCAACCAGCTTTGGCGATGGCGCCAGCGTGCGGTTGTATCGGATTGTGGATTCAAACAACCAGCCGCTCTCCTACAATGGGCATTCGGACCTGCATGATCCAACGGGCGCGCATCACGTGATTTTTCTGGGAGAAACCACTGTGCCCGCGGGGGGGTGGGTTTCCGAGGGGTCTGCTGCGGGCAGCGTGAACCGGGTGCGCTTGTCGAACAGTGCCATTCAGCTGGCATATGGCGACCATGCCATCATCACCGTCACCAAAAAGAGGCTGCTGCCCAGCGAGGTGAACAGCCGCCTGCATGAATGGTTTGATGACAATGTGAGTCTGTTGGGAAATGTTGGCTGGACAGATCTGGATATGGCACTGGTTTCCCACAATGGAACACTTCCCAGTAGCTTTACCGAACCGGGCGATACCTGCCTGCAGGTCAAGGTTCCCAGGGATGGGGCCAGAATAGGGCAATATATCTTCCATGGCTATGATGATGGCGAGGGGCAGTTCTATAGCCAGTTGAAGCCCGGCGCGACGTATCGGGCCGAGGTCTGGTTGCGGCAGGAAAATATTCCAAACGGCCAGGTACGCTTTCTGGCCACCGGGCCGTATGCCAGTCTTACCCAAAGCACCCCATGGACCGTGACCGGCACATGGAAGAAATTCACATACAACTTCACGGGGCCGGCATATCCTAACCCTGCCGACCGTCACGCGGCACTCGGCATAGAGGTTCCGAGTGGCTCAGGCACGGTATGGATCGATAATTTTATGGTGTACCGCTATGATGCGGACCATAACTACAAGCCGTTCACCCCCAAGAAAGAAACCTTCACAGAGCTCATGGGCTCCATGCCTGCCTCGGGACCAAAGCCTGCGGTCCGGTTTTATACCACCACGTACGCGGGCCATTCCCCGATGAAACGTCTGCTCTCGAATTATGCGAGCAGTCGCATTGACTATATTTACAATATCAACCCCGCCTCAGGGCAGTTTGTGACGGTTCCCCATGCGCTGAATTGGTCCCTGGCCACAGGTTCCAGCGCGCAAGACCGGGTTGTGCCGTATATCGTGCTGAGTGAAGAGTACACGGAGGTGGAATGGGCGCAGGTGGTGGAGTATCTCGGGGTTCCGTATGACCCTGCCTCCGATTCGCCAGCCTCGAAGCCGTGGGCGTATCTCCGGTATCAGCAACGCGGGGTGGGGACACCGTGGACGGATGAATTCCGCGAGATCGTCCTCGAACTCGGCAATGAGACCTGGCATCAGGGGGTTGGCGGATACGGCTGGGATGGGTTCGGCAGGCCCGGGTATGTCCATTTGGGCGGCACGGAGTACGGCCTGTTTGCGAATTACTATTTTACCCAGGGCGTCACGGGCAAATCATGGTGGACCACGTATAATCTCGCCCAGAAAATACGATTCTGCCTCAACGCCAATTACGACGGCTCAGAAACGGCCTATGGCGAGATGGCGGCGCAGCACGCGCCTTCTGTCACCTCGTATTTGGGACATGCCAATTACGTTGGCCCCAAATGGGAAACAGGCGACAGGCCGTTTGAAGTCTTTGATGACCATGGGGTGCAGGAAATGTTGGTGGGCGGGTATCTGACCATGTTCCCCCTGATGGAGCAGGTGGCAGAAACCCGGGACCTGTTGAAAGCCCGTGGCGCCGCCAACTATGAACTCGTGGCCTACGAGGGTGGCCCGAGCGGGTATTATGTTCCCGGCACGGAATCAGATGAATACAAAGTCCTCATCTCCGAACGTTATGGGAAATCATTGGCAAACGCCGTAAGCGCCTTGGATACCTGGCTGTACAGCAGCCTGAAGGGCTTTACGCATCAGGAGTACTACAGCTTCTATAGCGGCAACGGCTGGACTTCGCACACCATGCCCAGGGCCGGAGGATTCAGACGGCACACGGGATGGCTGGCGCTGATGATGCGCAATCTCTATGCGTCAGGCCGGGAGATGCTCGAAACGTCTTTCCAAAGTGTTCCCACCTACCGGCGCGAAGGCCAGGATGTCCCCCTCATGTCGGCCTATACGATACGGGACAACCAGAAATACTCGGTATTCGTTCTCTCGCGCAAGCTTGATGGCGAGCATGACAATGTCGATTTTGGTGATGGTGTCACCCCCGTCACGATCCGTTTGCCCTTCAACTCGTGTACGTCGGTGAAGCGCTATGCCCTGACGGCGCCAGACGGCTCTCCCGCCGATCCGCGGGATACCAATACGGAGGCCGCGAAGGTGGCAATCCGGGCTGTGTCCCTGAACCCGTCTGTCATTGCGCAGGGAGTCCTGACGATTAACGAAGAATCGGGGGGCGTGGCCGGAGGGATGCCGGGAGGAACCGCCTACCTGTACGTTTTTGAAAACACGAAATCGGGCAACTTTCCCATCGCCCCAATACAGCTCTTATTGCTTGGAAATTGA